TTACGATACGCACCGCTAAACGAGTATCCGGGTTTGCACCACAAAATGCGTCAACCACGAACAAACGTTTGCCGGAAAGTTGTTTGGTAACCAACTCTTTCAAACTTTGCCATGTGGCTTGGTTCATCGGTTTATTGTCGTTTTTCGCCACTTCGCTGGTCCACCAAACGGTATCTTTGGTTTTTTCATCCAAAACGATATATTTATCTTTCGGCGAACGACCAGTGAAAATACCGGTATCAACAGCAACTGCGCCGGATTGGGTCACAACACCTTTTTCAAAGCCTTGCAAGCCCGGCTTGGTTTCTTCTTCAAATAACTGTTCATAACTTGGGTTATGCACCACTTCTTTCACATCATAAATGCCAAGTTCACCCAGCTCTTTGATTACTTTGTTTACATCAACCATATATTACCTCTATTTAAAGTTTAAAGTTTAAAGTTAATCATTAAGTGGTAGGGATTTTATTAAATTTTTCCTAAAAAAAATGTTACCTTGATCTCAAAAATGAAAATTGATGTGTAATTTTTTGTATTTTCAAACAGAAGTGGGATTCCATAATTTTTTATGTTGACGAATAATATCGATAAACGGTTGGGCAAAACGCTCTAATTTGATGGTACCAACCCCGTTAATTTGCAACATTTCTCGTGCGCTGGTAGGTTGATATTGTGCCATTTCTTGCAACGTAGCATCATTAAACACAATATAAGGCGGGATGTTTTCCCGATCGGCAATTTGTTTGCGCAAAAAGCGCAAGCGGGCAAATAAATCTTTGTCATAATTAATCGGCGCATTTTTCACTATCGATGTGGTCACCGATGAAATGCGCGGCATAGCCAAGGATAAGGCAGCTTCGCCTTGCAAAATCGGTTTGGCACTTTCCGTCAGTTGCAATGTGCTGTTAAATTGATCCACGACTTGACGGATAAAGCCAAGATGAATCAGTTGGCGGATAACTGAATGCCAATATTCTTTCGTCCGCTCTTTGCCAATACCATACACACTCAACTTATCATGCTGATTTTCTTTGATTTTTTGATTTTGCATCCCGCGTAACACTGTAATCACATAATGTGTACCAAAACGTTGTCCGACCCGGTAAATAGTGGACATCACCTTTTGCGCATCAATTAATCCGTCATATTTTTTCGGCGGATCTAAACAAATATCACAGTTGTTACAAGGCGTTTGACGCTGTTCGCCGAAATAATTCAGCAAGACTAAGCGGCGGCAAGTTTGGCTTTCGGCAAATTCGCCTATAGCTTGCAATTTATGTTGTTCAATTTGGCGTTGTGGCGTTTCCGGTTTTTCCAACAACATTTTTTGCAACCAGGCATAATCTGCCGGTTCGTAAAATAATACCGCTTCTGCCGGCAAATCATCCCGTCCAGCGCGACCGGTTTCTTGATAATATGCCTCGATACTGCGTGGTAAATCAAAATGCACAACAAAACGCACATTGGATTTATTAATGCCCATGCCAAAAGCAATGGTCGCTACCACCACTTGCACATTATCGCGCTGAAAAGCCCGTTGCACCCGCTCCCGTTGGCTATTTTCCATACCGGCGTGGTATCCTTCTGCCGCCACACCTTTTTTACGCAAACTTTCCGCTATGCGCTCAACTTTATTGCGACTGTTGCAATAAATAATCCCGCTTTTGCCCTTTTGTCCCAGTACAAATTGGCTCAATTGTTCCATTGGTTTGAATTTCTCAACCAAGGTATAGCGAATATTTGGACGATCGAAACTGCCGATATAACAATGCGGATCTGCCAGTTTCAAATGCTGCAAAATATCCAAACGTGTGGTTTGATCGGCAGTGGCGGTCAATGCCATGATTGGCGCATCAGGAAAACAGCCTTTTAAACCGCCGAGTTGGGCATATTCCGGACGAAAATCATGTCCCCATTGCGAAATACAATGCGCTTCATCAATGGCAATAAAACTCACTTTACAATGAGAAATAAAATGGAAAAAACCGGTGGTCATCACTTTTTCCGGTGAGACATAAAGCAACTTTAATGCCCCTGACATCACGCGATTTTGCACCTCTTGCTGCTGCTCAAAGGTTTGCGTGGAGTTTAAATAATCCGCGGCAATTCCGTTGGCAGAAAGTTGATCAACTTGGTCTTTCATCAATGAAATTAAGGGGGACACAACTAAGGTCACCCCGTCAAAACACAGTGCTGGAATTTGATAGCACAAGGATTTTCCGTTGCCGGTCGCCATAATCACAAGGCTGTCTTTGCCTTGCAAGGTGGCATTGATGACTTCCTCTTGCCCTTGACGGAAAGATTGATAGCCAAAAATAGCGTGCAACACCTCAAGTGCGGTCGAAATTTGTGGATTTTTGACCGCACTTTTCGTTGTAGATATTGAAGAAATTGAGGAAAAGGACATTAAGCGAAATGTGCGTTTTCACCGTGGGCTGCACAGGCTTCTTCTAAACATTGCCAAAACAATTTACCGTCACGGGCAATCCATTGTCCGTCTTTAAAGGCAAAATGAAAACCACCTACTTTGCTGGCAAGCCAAAGTTCAAGCAAAGGTTCTTGCTTATTGATTACCACTTGGCTACGGTCGGCGAAGGTGATCGTAAACACCGAACCTTGCGTATCGCAATCCACATCACAATCTTGCGCTTCTAATTGTTCTTCAATATTCAGCCAGATTTGTTCGATATTTTGATGAAATTCTGCTACGTTCATAAAATTCCTTCCTGATTGACAAAATAAAGTTAAATTATAGAGATTTTCGTTATATTGTGGTAGCACAAAGAAAAATTTAATGGTAAAAAGTGAAAATTAATTTGTATGAGGAAGATTTCAATGAAAAAAACCATTTCCATTCTACTCTTAAGTGCGGTCACTTTTTTAATCACTTCTTGTGGAGTCAAAGGTCCGCTTTATTTTCCTGAAAAAGCACCACAGCAACAACAAACCAAATAAGGAACATTATGGATTTTTTCCAATATAAAAACGATCAGTTAATGGCGGAAGATCTGCCCGTTAGCAACATTGCGGCGCAATTTGGTACTCCACTTTATATTTATTCACGAGCAACGTTGGAACGCCATTGGCACGCCTTTGATGATGCCTTAGGCACCCATCCACATTTAATTTGCTTTGCAGTCAAATCCAATCCGAATATCGCGATTTTAAATCTGATGGCGAAATTAGGTTCAGGCTTTGATATTGTCTCGCAAGGAGAATTAGAACGCGTGTTAGCTGCCGGCGGCGAGGCGGGAAAAATCGTCTTTTCCGGTGTGGCAAAATCAACACAAGAAATTGCGCGCGCCTTGGAAGTCGGCATTCGTTGTTTTAACGTGGAAAGTGTGGCGGAATTGGAACGGATTAATCAAGTTGCCGGCGAAATGGGAAAAATTGCGCCAATTTCATTACGCGTCAATCCGGATGTAGATGCGCATACGCATCCTTATATCTCCACCGGTTTAAAAGAAAATAAATTTGGTGTCAGCGTTGAACAAGCGCGTGAAGTCTATCGACTGGCAAGCCAATTACCGCATATTCATATTAGCGGCATGGATTGTCATATTGGTTCGCAATTAACGGAATTACAACCTTTTTTAGATGCAACCGATCGTTTAATTGTATTAATGGAACAACTTAAACAAGATGGCATTTCACTAAAACATTTGGATTTAGGCGGTGGTTTAGGTGTGACCTATACCGATGAAAATGCGCCGCATCCTTCTGAATATGCGCGTGCTTTGCTGGCGAAATTAAAAGATTATGCCGAGTTGGAAATCATCCTAGAACCGGGGCGGGCGATTACTGCCAACGCTGGTATTTTGGTCACCAAAGTGGAATATTTAAAAAGCAACGAAAGCCGCCATTTTGCCATCGTCGATACCGGCATGAACGACATGATCCGTCCGGCGTTGTACCAAGCATACATGAATATCATCGAAGTTGACCGCACTTTGGGACGCGAAAGCCAAGTGTATGACGTGGTCGGTCCGATTTGCGAAACCTCAGATTTTCTCGGCAAACAACGCGAGCTTGCCATTGCGGCAGGCGATCTTATCGCGCAGCGTTCCGCCGGTGCTTATGGCGCCAGCATGGCATCCACCTACAATTCCCGCCCGCGCGCCATTGAAGTGTTGGTGGATGGCGACAAGGCGCATTTAATCAAACGTCGCGAACGCTTTGAAGAATTGTGGCAATTGGAATGTTTGGTGGATATTGATTAGTACAAACCCTCTTACCTTAAGGAGGGCGGCTAAATTTTTAGCATCCCTCCCATCAAAATCATCTTATCTAGCAATAATTAGCCGGATGCCTTTTTTAATCAAAGCCTGTTGAATTTCATCAGTAATGCCGGGGTCTGTGATTACCGTTGTGATTTTTTCGAGTGGACAAACAATATTTGGGCTGCGACGTTCAAATTTGCTTGAATCAGTCAAGACAATAATTTCACGGGCTGCATTACACATTGCCTTACTTACACCGTGTACTTCATTAAATGTAGTTAATCCGACTGTTAAATCAAATCCGTCTGTACCGATAAATAATTTATCGAAATTAAATTTTTCGACTGTTGTTTCCGCTAAAATACCGTGAAATGAACCTGATTTAGAACGGTAAGTACCACCACACATTAATATTTCAAAATCAGTATTTAAGGATGTTAATGCATTAATAATATGCAAGCTGTTTGTCATAATGGTGAGGTTTTTAAAATGTACCAAATTAGATACCATTTGCAGTACTGTGCTGCCTTGATCCATTATGATAGAGTCGCCATTTCGAATAAGTTCAGCGGCAGCTTTTCCAATTTGAGTTTTTACTGCCAAATTGATTGTCGTTTTATTAATAATGGGCGGATCGATTTCATCACTTGCTTGAGTTAATACAACGCTACCATAGGTGCGTAATACTTTCTTTTCACTCTCAAGTATAGTCAGATCTTTACGAATTGTGGTTCCGGTGGTTTGAAAATATTCAGCAAGTTGATCCACAGGGGTTCGTCCGTGGACTTGGAGATAATCTAAAATAGCCTGTTGTCTGTCTCTTGGTTTCATAATGAAATCTATTTCAGTTGAATTGCTTCTACGAGGGCTTCTCGTGCATTTTTATTCGTTGGAAAAATGGTGAAAGGATTGATTTCATCATAATGTAACCCATTTAATTCCGGCATAGATTGCGGTTTTGAAAATACCGTCCATCCTTTCATCACAATATTATTTACTATATAACGATCTTCATTAAAAGCAAGCGCAATGATGATCTTGCTTTTAAACCGTCCCTTAGTTCGACCTATTCCCACATTTCCTTGCTCACTCAGCAACATAAACGCTTGATTAAAACGATTAACTTGCCACCAACCCAGGACAATTTGTAACACCCAAGCCATGATAGCTAAAAGAATAAGAACATTCGTTGCATTCGACATAGATTATCTCATAATTTAAAAGAAAAAATTAGTGCTAATTCACATTATCAAAGGTGATAAGTTTTAGCTGTGAACATTGTTTCTTTATCACTTATCCACAAGGTTAAGATGTTTAAATTAATGTTTGACGTTTAAACATCGTTTCCCAATCAGTTTCAAATTTCTCCACTGCGGTAGATACAGCGGGATCGCTTAAAAACATCTCAGCCACATCCGGCGGAATCGTAATCGAACCACAGCCAACTAACAAGCAATCTAATGCCTGACGTGGAGTGCGGAAGCTAGCAGCACATACTTTTGCATTTAACTGATGTTGCTTAAGTAAAGTTTGCAATTCTGAGACTGTTTCAATCCCATTACCGCCTTGTGCATCAATACGATTAACGTAAGGTGCGATATATTTTGCCCCAGCTAATGCCGCTAAAAAACCTTGTACCGCACCATACACTGCTGTCCCTAAAGTAGGAATACCTAATGTTGAAAGTACTTTAATGGCAGCTAATCCTTCAGGAATAACGGGAATTTTAATAATAATATTAGGGAAATGTTCACGGAGTGCCAATGCGTCAGCAATGATTTGTTTTTCAGAACGTCCCATAGTTTGAGCAAAGAGTCGTTTATCTTCACCCACAATGGATTGAATGTCGCTTAATACGTCAAAAATTTCACGTTTTGATTTAGCAATAATGCTAGGGTTTGTTGTCACACCCGCTAACGGTAAAGTGCGGTGAAATTTTTCGATGATTTTGACATCAGCCGTATCAAGATAAAGTTCCATTAATATTCTCCATAATAAATTGGGTGGAAGAAGTTATCCGCCCAACTATATTGATTAAAACATAACTTGACCGCCGGTAATATTAATTGATTGTCCTGTACAATAGGAGGCTTCTTCACTGGCATAGAATTTTAATACATTTAATACGTCTTGGTAATCACAACCGCGTTTGAGCGGTACTTTATTGATATAAACTTGTTCCACTTCACTTTCAAGAATACCTAATTTTTCTGCGTATTGAGGAATTAAGGATTGGAACATGGGGGATTTTAATAAATTTCCTAACATCAAGGAATGAACTGTAATCCCTTTATCAGCTAAGTCCAAAGCCAAGGATTGTGTTAACCCCACACCACCAAATTTTGCGGCACTATACCCAGAGTTATATTTGCTACCCACTTTTCCTGATTTTGAGTTAATTTGAATAATTCGACCTTTTATTCCATCGCGAATCATTAAACGAGAAAAATGTTTAGCAGACAAGAAATAACCGACTAAATTGACCTTCACTGACACATTAAACTCTTTCAATTCAAAATCCCAAATTGGCGAAGCTTTTGCAGTGCCTGCACTATAAACCAGTAAATCAACTCGTCCAAATTTGTCATCTGTTGCTTTTGCTAAGGCTTCTACGCTGGTTTCATTTGTTGCATCAACTTGAACGCCCAATGCATTGCCCACTCCATATTGGCGATTAATTGATTCAGCAACTTTATTGGCATTCTCACCGTTTAAGTCAGCAACAACAATTCGATAACCTGCATCAGCAAGCCCAGTAGATAAAAAGGCACCAAGGGTTTGACCGCCGCCAACAATAACTGCAACTTTTTTTGTATTACTCATTATATTTTCCTTTTAATTTATAACATGCTATAACTCAACACGTTTAATTTTTAAAACACTATTTTCTTTAACCGCACTTGGTATTTCACCAAGAATATGAATCGTTCCAGGGTATTCAGCAGTTGTCGCCCCATCAAATCGCCAAGTAACATGCCCCAGTTCTTTCAAATTAACGCTTGCCACATCGCCAATCGCAGTAATGGGATAAGCAACGCCATCAAATTCAGCAATATCGCCCACTTGTAGCGCTGTGGTCAGTTCACCGTGGCTATGAATAAAGCAGTAATCTTCTAAATCAGCGGGTGCACCTTGTTTAAAGATAATCAACATATTTTCCGTTAGTGCATCTCGTGCAAAGTCACCTACTTTCGTAAATTCTGTTTCATAAATAATTGTCATTTTTGCTTTCCTTATGCTTGAAAATTGGCAGTCTAACAAGCTCATCTTAAAGATTTATTGATAAATAAATCCTGATACAGCCCATGCCATCAATACCGTTGGCGCCCCAGTTAAAAAACGACTTACTAATATAGATGGTACGCCAACGCGAACAGTATCTTGTTTTGCTTCTGCCATAGAAAGCCCCACCGGAATGAAGTCACAAGCAGCTTGCGCGTTAATGGCAAATAATGCAGGTAGTGCAAGAGCTGGGGGAATATTGCCTAACCCAATTTGAACTCCTACAAGCACACCAATAACCTGAGCAATCACAGCGCCCGGCCCTAAGAATGGAGAAAGCAAAGGGAATGAGCA
This sequence is a window from [Pasteurella] mairii. Protein-coding genes within it:
- the recQ gene encoding ATP-dependent DNA helicase RecQ, encoding MSFSSISSISTTKSAVKNPQISTALEVLHAIFGYQSFRQGQEEVINATLQGKDSLVIMATGNGKSLCYQIPALCFDGVTLVVSPLISLMKDQVDQLSANGIAADYLNSTQTFEQQQEVQNRVMSGALKLLYVSPEKVMTTGFFHFISHCKVSFIAIDEAHCISQWGHDFRPEYAQLGGLKGCFPDAPIMALTATADQTTRLDILQHLKLADPHCYIGSFDRPNIRYTLVEKFKPMEQLSQFVLGQKGKSGIIYCNSRNKVERIAESLRKKGVAAEGYHAGMENSQRERVQRAFQRDNVQVVVATIAFGMGINKSNVRFVVHFDLPRSIEAYYQETGRAGRDDLPAEAVLFYEPADYAWLQKMLLEKPETPQRQIEQHKLQAIGEFAESQTCRRLVLLNYFGEQRQTPCNNCDICLDPPKKYDGLIDAQKVMSTIYRVGQRFGTHYVITVLRGMQNQKIKENQHDKLSVYGIGKERTKEYWHSVIRQLIHLGFIRQVVDQFNSTLQLTESAKPILQGEAALSLAMPRISSVTTSIVKNAPINYDKDLFARLRFLRKQIADRENIPPYIVFNDATLQEMAQYQPTSAREMLQINGVGTIKLERFAQPFIDIIRQHKKLWNPTSV
- the cyaY gene encoding protein cyaY; this translates as MNVAEFHQNIEQIWLNIEEQLEAQDCDVDCDTQGSVFTITFADRSQVVINKQEPLLELWLASKVGGFHFAFKDGQWIARDGKLFWQCLEEACAAHGENAHFA
- a CDS encoding putative lipoprotein — encoded protein: MKKTISILLLSAVTFLITSCGVKGPLYFPEKAPQQQQTK
- the lysA gene encoding diaminopimelate decarboxylase yields the protein MDFFQYKNDQLMAEDLPVSNIAAQFGTPLYIYSRATLERHWHAFDDALGTHPHLICFAVKSNPNIAILNLMAKLGSGFDIVSQGELERVLAAGGEAGKIVFSGVAKSTQEIARALEVGIRCFNVESVAELERINQVAGEMGKIAPISLRVNPDVDAHTHPYISTGLKENKFGVSVEQAREVYRLASQLPHIHISGMDCHIGSQLTELQPFLDATDRLIVLMEQLKQDGISLKHLDLGGGLGVTYTDENAPHPSEYARALLAKLKDYAELEIILEPGRAITANAGILVTKVEYLKSNESRHFAIVDTGMNDMIRPALYQAYMNIIEVDRTLGRESQVYDVVGPICETSDFLGKQRELAIAAGDLIAQRSAGAYGASMASTYNSRPRAIEVLVDGDKAHLIKRRERFEELWQLECLVDID
- the srlR_2 gene encoding glucitol operon repressor; amino-acid sequence: MKPRDRQQAILDYLQVHGRTPVDQLAEYFQTTGTTIRKDLTILESEKKVLRTYGSVVLTQASDEIDPPIINKTTINLAVKTQIGKAAAELIRNGDSIIMDQGSTVLQMVSNLVHFKNLTIMTNSLHIINALTSLNTDFEILMCGGTYRSKSGSFHGILAETTVEKFNFDKLFIGTDGFDLTVGLTTFNEVHGVSKAMCNAAREIIVLTDSSKFERRSPNIVCPLEKITTVITDPGITDEIQQALIKKGIRLIIAR
- the gutM gene encoding glucitol operon activator protein encodes the protein MSNATNVLILLAIMAWVLQIVLGWWQVNRFNQAFMLLSEQGNVGIGRTKGRFKSKIIIALAFNEDRYIVNNIVMKGWTVFSKPQSMPELNGLHYDEINPFTIFPTNKNAREALVEAIQLK
- the talB gene encoding transaldolase B codes for the protein MELYLDTADVKIIEKFHRTLPLAGVTTNPSIIAKSKREIFDVLSDIQSIVGEDKRLFAQTMGRSEKQIIADALALREHFPNIIIKIPVIPEGLAAIKVLSTLGIPTLGTAVYGAVQGFLAALAGAKYIAPYVNRIDAQGGNGIETVSELQTLLKQHQLNAKVCAASFRTPRQALDCLLVGCGSITIPPDVAEMFLSDPAVSTAVEKFETDWETMFKRQTLI
- the srlD gene encoding sorbitol-6-phosphate 2-dehydrogenase, giving the protein MSNTKKVAVIVGGGQTLGAFLSTGLADAGYRIVVADLNGENANKVAESINRQYGVGNALGVQVDATNETSVEALAKATDDKFGRVDLLVYSAGTAKASPIWDFELKEFNVSVKVNLVGYFLSAKHFSRLMIRDGIKGRIIQINSKSGKVGSKYNSGYSAAKFGGVGLTQSLALDLADKGITVHSLMLGNLLKSPMFQSLIPQYAEKLGILESEVEQVYINKVPLKRGCDYQDVLNVLKFYASEEASYCTGQSINITGGQVMF
- the srlB gene encoding glucitol/sorbitol-specific phosphotransferase enzyme IIA component → MTIIYETEFTKVGDFARDALTENMLIIFKQGAPADLEDYCFIHSHGELTTALQVGDIAEFDGVAYPITAIGDVASVNLKELGHVTWRFDGATTAEYPGTIHILGEIPSAVKENSVLKIKRVEL